One Lysinibacillus sp. OF-1 DNA segment encodes these proteins:
- a CDS encoding phosphatase PAP2 family protein: MKKWAYPLAILTLIVFFVVRATYQSEFMNTFDAKMAEIFFGNRFIEIFHYIGEPKFVVAVAVVLMVYLAWKVKNYRAMLFVVLTFAAGNVLNQLLKKWIQRPRPELENQLTSFSFPSGHAMTGILYLFTIAYIFAENNSKGRKIVLWLGAIILMVLIGLSRIAGARHFATDVLAGWSMGYTWFIICVIWYERRKKSFQSNHK, translated from the coding sequence ATGAAAAAATGGGCATATCCATTAGCAATTTTAACGCTAATTGTATTTTTCGTAGTAAGAGCTACTTATCAAAGCGAGTTCATGAATACATTTGACGCAAAGATGGCGGAGATCTTTTTTGGTAATCGATTTATAGAGATCTTTCATTATATAGGAGAGCCTAAATTTGTTGTCGCTGTCGCAGTAGTCTTAATGGTGTATTTAGCTTGGAAGGTAAAAAATTATCGAGCCATGCTATTTGTAGTGTTAACTTTTGCAGCGGGCAATGTTTTGAATCAATTACTAAAAAAATGGATCCAAAGACCACGTCCTGAATTGGAGAACCAACTGACATCCTTTAGCTTTCCATCTGGACATGCTATGACGGGTATTCTGTACTTATTCACAATCGCTTATATTTTCGCCGAGAATAATAGTAAAGGTCGTAAAATTGTGCTGTGGCTAGGTGCAATAATTCTAATGGTACTCATTGGATTATCACGTATTGCAGGAGCTCGACACTTTGCTACGGATGTGCTTGCAGGTTGGAGTATGGGATATACTTGGTTTATCATCTGTGTCATCTGGTATGAACGTCGTAAAAAATCGTTTCAATCAAACCATAAATAA
- a CDS encoding sensor histidine kinase: MIGFYLNYVNYSAPYIDIEVEKENGQWVVTQLDYKDWADSQNIAIGDVIVKVDERPIDHLNQLKYKSKILSANDLTVMKPSGSLINIHIRHLDIPQQFLYIFFVPACYYFLTLFIAFYLHSKQRNSKLADLLILFMLNVSLAYVSSGVSGRLDAIGIIVNRSSMVLCLVLLLHFLRNYFLFVKANWVFMDNVKLFYVFPIIAFILGFTGTIYPAANDILSNIVLAMFLLLLVIILSILLISYFKYSSPQLKILLNSILIPFLPFLFLYALPQILFHTYILSAEICSLFLLLIPFSFIFTQLTERLFDIEYHITRLRYYVIFSLSFTLWITMGLYFIAGQYLTMTVMSGVALFTFSSLVILFYVKEKVDYRKRKILFSTKGDYIHQLYTAVDKIGKTIKIDELLEKFAYEVSMHLELEDVFVITYNYVTNEFLTMAGESFTIHPDTVEELRLGEIRKIDKVYVAFLHQDAHYKRALVLGHNNTIHLKDEELLWLELLLLYVNNFIENTKMVEELIEELKHMKQADDGQLPWLNKLLWLRFEEEKYQLAQELHDTNLQEQLHIAREVDVLVNAKNTSDIQEQLAKIHKQMLISLYELRSYCENLKPPLLDTLGLNAALEKLIRKVQERANFVLIYTIDRLYLEDERMNLMIYRLFQELLNNALKHSYAASVEIHLNEMNDGFEIIYNDDGVGCNVEDIIVAESMGIRGMQERVKAFNGQFYIDAHINKGMSIRIIVKEGSETLDYDAHSG; the protein is encoded by the coding sequence ATGATTGGCTTTTATTTAAATTATGTGAATTATAGCGCGCCATATATTGATATTGAGGTAGAAAAAGAAAATGGTCAGTGGGTAGTAACTCAACTTGATTATAAAGACTGGGCGGACAGTCAAAATATAGCCATTGGTGATGTTATTGTAAAGGTAGATGAACGTCCAATTGACCATTTAAATCAGCTGAAGTATAAATCCAAAATATTATCAGCTAATGATTTAACAGTTATGAAGCCAAGTGGAAGTTTAATAAACATACATATTAGACACTTAGATATTCCTCAGCAATTTTTATATATATTTTTTGTTCCGGCGTGTTATTATTTTTTGACGTTATTCATTGCGTTTTATTTACATTCCAAGCAAAGGAATTCAAAGTTAGCAGACTTACTTATTCTTTTTATGTTAAATGTTTCATTAGCATATGTGAGCAGTGGTGTCTCTGGTAGGTTAGATGCGATCGGTATTATCGTCAATCGTAGTAGTATGGTGTTATGTTTAGTCCTATTATTACATTTTTTAAGAAATTACTTTTTATTTGTGAAAGCGAATTGGGTATTTATGGATAATGTCAAACTCTTTTATGTTTTCCCCATAATCGCTTTTATACTAGGTTTTACAGGCACTATTTATCCTGCTGCTAACGATATTCTTTCCAATATAGTATTAGCCATGTTTCTTCTTCTCCTTGTGATTATCCTTAGTATTTTACTAATAAGCTATTTCAAATACAGCTCACCACAGTTGAAAATTTTATTAAATAGTATATTAATACCGTTTCTACCATTTCTTTTTTTGTATGCACTTCCACAAATTCTTTTTCATACGTACATTCTTTCAGCTGAAATTTGCTCATTATTTTTATTGCTTATACCTTTTAGCTTTATCTTTACACAACTAACGGAAAGGCTATTTGATATTGAGTATCATATTACAAGATTACGCTATTATGTCATATTCTCTTTAAGCTTTACGTTATGGATTACTATGGGACTGTATTTTATTGCAGGACAGTATTTAACTATGACTGTCATGTCAGGAGTAGCACTTTTTACATTTTCATCATTAGTAATTCTCTTTTACGTAAAAGAAAAGGTTGATTATCGAAAACGGAAAATACTATTTTCTACAAAAGGTGACTATATTCATCAACTATATACTGCTGTAGATAAAATTGGTAAAACCATTAAAATCGACGAGCTTTTAGAGAAATTTGCTTATGAAGTTTCTATGCATCTTGAGTTAGAGGATGTTTTTGTCATAACATATAACTATGTTACGAATGAATTCTTAACGATGGCTGGAGAAAGTTTTACGATTCATCCTGATACTGTGGAAGAGTTGAGATTAGGAGAAATAAGAAAGATAGACAAAGTTTATGTAGCCTTTCTCCATCAAGACGCACATTATAAAAGAGCATTAGTGTTGGGGCATAATAATACGATCCATTTAAAAGATGAGGAGCTTTTATGGCTTGAATTGCTCCTATTGTATGTAAATAATTTTATTGAAAATACAAAGATGGTGGAAGAACTGATAGAGGAACTAAAGCATATGAAACAGGCTGACGATGGTCAGTTACCATGGCTAAATAAGCTATTATGGTTAAGGTTTGAAGAAGAAAAATACCAGTTAGCTCAAGAGTTACATGACACCAATTTACAAGAGCAACTCCATATTGCACGAGAAGTGGATGTCCTTGTTAATGCAAAGAATACATCGGATATTCAAGAGCAACTTGCTAAAATTCATAAACAAATGCTTATCTCTTTATATGAATTGCGGAGCTATTGTGAAAATCTAAAGCCTCCTTTATTGGATACTTTAGGTTTAAATGCTGCATTAGAAAAGTTAATTCGAAAAGTTCAAGAAAGAGCTAACTTTGTGCTCATTTATACAATCGATCGTCTTTATTTAGAGGATGAGCGCATGAATTTAATGATTTATCGATTGTTTCAAGAACTACTGAATAATGCGTTAAAGCATTCCTATGCCGCATCCGTTGAAATCCATTTAAATGAGATGAATGATGGCTTTGAAATCATTTATAATGATGATGGTGTAGGCTGTAACGTGGAGGATATTATTGTAGCAGAGTCTATGGGTATTCGAGGTATGCAGGAGCGTGTAAAAGCATTTAATGGGCAATTTTATATTGACGCTCACATAAACAAAGGGATGTCTATTAGAATAATAGTGAAAGAAGGGAGTGAAACACTTGATTACGATGCTCATAGTGGATGA
- a CDS encoding ABC transporter permease, which translates to MKIRYLLTATIVLSIVSLFIGVIDIKPSDLLDFQSEEARLFLISRVPRLVAILLAGAGMSIAGLIMQSLSRNKFVSPTTAGTLDATRLGVLISMMFFTNVTYFQKISFAFIFALAGTLLFMQILNRIKFKDAIFIPLIGLMYGNILSSVTTFFAYKANIIQNISAWLQGDFSLIMKGRYELLYISVPVLILAYIYANRFTVAGMGEDFAKNLGLSYKFVVNLGLVLVALISTTVVLTVGVIPFLGLIIPNIISLFKGDNLAKTLPHTALLGMSFLLFCDILGRVLIFPYEIPISMTVGVIGSAIFLFMLFRGRAYA; encoded by the coding sequence ATGAAAATAAGATATCTTTTAACAGCAACGATTGTGCTGTCTATTGTGTCGCTATTTATCGGAGTAATAGATATTAAGCCTAGCGACCTATTAGACTTTCAATCAGAAGAAGCTAGACTATTTTTAATTAGTCGTGTACCTAGACTTGTTGCTATTTTGCTAGCAGGTGCAGGTATGAGTATTGCTGGTTTAATTATGCAAAGCTTAAGTAGGAATAAGTTCGTATCGCCAACAACAGCTGGTACATTAGATGCCACGCGGTTGGGTGTATTGATTTCCATGATGTTCTTTACGAATGTCACGTATTTTCAAAAAATTTCCTTCGCTTTCATATTTGCTTTAGCCGGCACATTACTATTTATGCAAATATTAAACCGAATTAAGTTTAAAGATGCGATTTTTATACCGCTTATTGGCTTAATGTATGGAAATATTTTGTCCTCCGTTACAACATTCTTTGCGTACAAGGCGAATATTATCCAGAACATTTCTGCATGGTTACAAGGAGATTTCTCATTAATCATGAAAGGCCGTTATGAACTGTTATACATAAGTGTGCCAGTACTTATTTTAGCTTACATTTACGCAAATCGTTTTACTGTAGCTGGGATGGGTGAGGATTTTGCAAAAAACCTTGGTCTATCCTATAAATTTGTGGTGAATTTAGGCTTAGTGTTGGTAGCCCTTATTTCCACAACAGTGGTGTTAACAGTCGGTGTCATTCCTTTCCTTGGTTTGATTATTCCAAACATAATTTCACTGTTTAAAGGTGATAATTTGGCAAAAACCTTGCCACATACAGCATTACTTGGTATGTCATTTTTATTATTCTGCGATATTTTGGGACGTGTACTGATTTTCCCTTATGAAATACCAATTAGTATGACTGTTGGTGTAATTGGAAGTGCCATCTTCCTATTCATGTTGTTTAGGGGGAGAGCATATGCGTAA
- a CDS encoding iron ABC transporter ATP-binding protein, producing MIQVKEITKFFGKKPVVQDVSVDIVSGKITSFIGPNGAGKSTLLSMVSRLLNADTGEVLLDKADVRRWKSDDFAKRVSILKQSNFMNVRLTIRELVSFGRFPYSKGNLKPEDEEKVDEAIRYMNLEDMQQSYLDELSGGQRQRAFIAMVIAQDTEYILLDEPLNNLDMKHSVQIMKILRKLVDELGKTVVIVLHDINFASVYSDNIVALKDGRVVKNGPTNDIINSDALKEIYDMDIPVQEQDGCRICVYFNS from the coding sequence ATGATTCAAGTCAAAGAAATTACGAAGTTTTTTGGGAAAAAGCCTGTCGTTCAAGATGTAAGTGTTGACATTGTTTCAGGAAAAATCACATCTTTTATTGGACCGAATGGTGCAGGGAAGTCCACGCTACTTTCAATGGTAAGCCGTTTACTGAATGCAGATACTGGCGAAGTACTACTCGATAAAGCAGATGTACGTCGTTGGAAATCAGATGATTTTGCCAAGCGTGTCTCGATATTAAAGCAATCAAACTTTATGAATGTCCGTCTAACCATTCGTGAGCTTGTATCCTTTGGTCGTTTCCCTTATTCAAAAGGAAACCTAAAGCCTGAAGATGAAGAAAAAGTGGACGAAGCTATTCGCTACATGAATTTAGAAGATATGCAACAAAGTTATTTAGATGAACTATCAGGCGGTCAACGTCAGCGTGCTTTTATTGCAATGGTTATTGCGCAGGATACAGAGTATATCTTACTGGACGAGCCATTGAATAATTTAGATATGAAGCATTCTGTCCAGATTATGAAGATTTTACGTAAACTTGTTGATGAGTTAGGGAAAACAGTGGTCATCGTATTACATGATATTAATTTTGCCTCTGTTTATTCTGATAATATCGTGGCATTGAAAGATGGCCGTGTAGTTAAAAACGGTCCTACAAATGACATTATTAACTCAGATGCATTGAAGGAAATCTATGATATGGATATCCCTGTTCAAGAACAGGATGGCTGTCGAATTTGTGTTTATTTTAATTCGTAA
- a CDS encoding siderophore ABC transporter substrate-binding protein yields MKKWKLLTVLMAMMLLVLAACGSKDEAKEEDKGTSTDKPAEEQNEESSVYPLTIPGSTVEGRDSTTTFEEVKLDKMPEKVVVFDNGFLDTLDALGVNPTAVVQDSLPAYLSKYKDSTYVNAGTLFEPDYEKLSEINPDIIFISGRASAAYAELSKIAPTVYVGVDNNNFLESFKANTELAGKIFGKEKEAADAIAAYEAKVEEVKAKATATEEKALIVLGSEGSLSVFGPGSRFGVIHDVYGVKAVAEAGGFKIESHGDNASFEFVREKNPDILFVIDRDAVVNENGESGTKAAIENEIVSATNAVKNSKVFYLDPEVWYLSGGGLQSETQKAEDVLKAFN; encoded by the coding sequence ATGAAAAAATGGAAATTACTTACGGTATTAATGGCAATGATGCTATTAGTATTAGCTGCTTGCGGTTCAAAAGACGAAGCAAAAGAAGAAGATAAAGGGACTTCAACTGACAAACCGGCTGAAGAACAAAATGAAGAATCATCAGTATACCCACTAACAATTCCTGGAAGCACAGTTGAAGGTCGTGATAGCACTACTACATTTGAAGAAGTAAAACTTGATAAAATGCCAGAAAAAGTTGTCGTTTTTGATAATGGTTTCCTAGATACATTAGATGCTTTAGGTGTTAATCCTACTGCTGTAGTACAAGATTCATTACCAGCTTACTTAAGCAAATATAAAGATAGCACTTATGTAAATGCAGGTACATTATTCGAACCTGATTATGAAAAACTATCTGAAATCAACCCTGATATTATTTTCATCTCTGGTCGTGCATCAGCAGCTTATGCTGAATTATCTAAAATTGCACCTACTGTATACGTTGGTGTAGATAACAATAACTTCTTAGAGTCATTCAAAGCTAATACAGAATTAGCAGGTAAAATCTTTGGTAAAGAAAAAGAAGCAGCAGATGCAATTGCTGCCTATGAAGCAAAAGTAGAAGAAGTAAAAGCAAAAGCAACTGCAACAGAAGAAAAAGCATTAATCGTTTTAGGTAGTGAAGGTTCATTATCTGTATTTGGTCCTGGTTCACGTTTCGGTGTGATTCATGATGTATATGGTGTAAAAGCTGTAGCTGAAGCTGGCGGATTTAAAATTGAGTCTCATGGTGATAATGCAAGCTTTGAGTTCGTACGTGAGAAAAACCCAGATATTTTATTCGTTATTGACCGTGACGCTGTTGTAAATGAAAACGGTGAGTCAGGTACAAAAGCAGCAATTGAAAACGAAATCGTAAGTGCAACAAATGCTGTGAAAAACAGTAAAGTATTCTACTTGGATCCGGAAGTTTGGTACCTTTCAGGTGGCGGTTTACAATCAGAAACACAAAAAGCTGAAGATGTGTTAAAGGCGTTTAACTAA
- a CDS encoding response regulator transcription factor yields the protein MLIVDDHPIVLEGTKNLFQENDDIIIDTESDATCVIQRIKNKPYDIYLIDINMPLENGINLARNIKAFQSNAAVILYTGDDITDYYPLILERKIEGILAKTASKEQILRTVRAIANGEIVLPKNFLDFLDDKFKLQDAKDIHLNEKEKKILRLIAEGHTNKAIAIELNIPQRTTERYLTQLFSLLNVDSRTEAVNLAERMNLL from the coding sequence ATGCTCATAGTGGATGATCACCCAATAGTATTAGAGGGAACTAAAAACTTATTTCAAGAGAATGATGATATTATCATTGATACGGAAAGCGATGCTACTTGTGTTATTCAAAGAATAAAAAATAAGCCATATGATATCTATTTGATTGATATCAATATGCCACTCGAAAATGGCATTAACTTAGCCCGTAATATTAAAGCTTTTCAGTCAAATGCTGCAGTTATCCTCTATACAGGTGATGATATCACGGATTATTACCCGCTTATTTTGGAAAGAAAAATAGAAGGCATTTTAGCTAAAACGGCCTCTAAAGAGCAAATTTTACGAACGGTGAGAGCCATTGCAAACGGAGAAATTGTTTTACCTAAAAATTTCTTGGATTTTTTGGATGATAAATTTAAACTGCAAGATGCAAAAGATATTCATTTAAATGAAAAGGAAAAGAAAATTTTAAGATTGATTGCGGAGGGCCATACAAATAAAGCCATCGCGATTGAATTAAACATTCCTCAGCGAACAACTGAGAGATATTTGACACAACTCTTTTCTCTGCTCAATGTAGATTCACGAACAGAGGCTGTAAATCTAGCTGAAAGAATGAATTTACTCTAA
- a CDS encoding YkvI family membrane protein encodes MKKSLQVGGAYVGIIVGAGFASGQEIVLYFTSYGFQGVYGALLAMVGFSIVGMCIAQVSSRLRTASHKDLIYQISGNTIGFVLDFVLSLFLFGVAVIMFAGAGATFQQMFGLPIWLGSICMILLTVATVMMDVKSIINIIALATPYLLTIVSIIAIYAIATMDLTFVEQAVIAQQVQVSANSWWVTALLYMSFNVGVSFSLLTVMCGSIRNAKVAGMGGIIGGILLGALILLVNFSLLAKMNIIVGLDIPMLALANEIHPIVGLLMAISLLGMIYNTAVGMLYSFMVRFFEPSKASYRVAVIFIGGLGFLASLVGFTTLVAKLYAVMGYVGLVLIIFIVSAWLRGTRKII; translated from the coding sequence TTGAAAAAAAGCTTGCAAGTCGGTGGGGCCTATGTAGGAATCATCGTTGGAGCTGGATTTGCATCAGGACAGGAAATTGTCCTCTATTTTACAAGCTATGGCTTTCAAGGCGTATATGGTGCGCTGTTAGCCATGGTTGGCTTCTCTATTGTTGGCATGTGTATTGCTCAAGTGAGCTCAAGACTCCGCACAGCCTCACATAAGGATTTGATTTATCAAATTTCAGGGAATACGATTGGCTTTGTGTTGGATTTTGTATTATCTCTCTTTTTATTTGGTGTAGCCGTAATTATGTTTGCTGGTGCGGGTGCAACATTTCAGCAAATGTTTGGACTACCTATTTGGCTAGGGAGTATTTGTATGATCTTACTTACAGTAGCTACGGTCATGATGGATGTCAAAAGCATTATTAATATCATTGCCCTTGCCACACCCTATCTACTAACAATTGTCTCTATTATCGCAATCTATGCTATAGCAACGATGGACCTTACCTTTGTAGAGCAGGCAGTTATTGCCCAACAGGTTCAAGTAAGTGCAAACAGTTGGTGGGTGACGGCCTTACTGTATATGTCATTCAATGTAGGGGTTAGCTTTTCTTTACTAACGGTTATGTGTGGTTCTATACGCAATGCCAAAGTTGCTGGCATGGGTGGCATAATTGGTGGCATTTTGTTAGGTGCTTTAATTTTACTTGTTAATTTTTCCCTTCTAGCAAAAATGAATATCATTGTTGGATTAGATATTCCAATGCTAGCCTTAGCAAATGAAATTCATCCTATAGTGGGCCTTTTAATGGCAATTTCCCTTTTGGGGATGATTTATAATACGGCCGTAGGAATGCTCTATTCTTTCATGGTAAGGTTTTTCGAGCCTAGTAAAGCTAGCTATAGAGTAGCAGTTATTTTTATAGGTGGTCTCGGATTTCTAGCGAGTCTTGTAGGATTCACGACACTAGTGGCAAAGCTGTATGCAGTAATGGGCTATGTAGGTTTGGTGTTAATTATATTTATTGTTTCTGCGTGGTTAAGGGGTACGAGGAAGATTATTTAA
- a CDS encoding polyprenyl synthetase family protein, with product MNGLDERINESLDILIENETLLGHELQLLLKSFKEEKTTRGFSFGKLCFWHYEAFSDGVNEDIYKVAAAIELLILSFDIIDDIQDKDSDYIWSKTPELSLNVALAMLIMASKAIDDTSFEHKQVAIRLLEKYALQSINGQQLDLLNNCRDEESYVQMITQKSGSLTAMGCLIGEVLAKGEVSKEVEEYGKYIGIIQQIKNDIQGLKVWGPKNDLLNKKYSLPIIYLLTKKNDISNSVASYYNDDIVTVLDQNATENELTNSGAIRYAITIKNVYKFKALNYLENVEINELGKIYLQELMK from the coding sequence TTGAACGGTTTAGATGAACGTATTAATGAATCATTAGACATTCTTATAGAAAATGAGACATTACTGGGACATGAGCTACAATTACTGTTAAAAAGCTTTAAAGAAGAAAAAACAACCAGAGGTTTTTCCTTTGGTAAGTTATGCTTTTGGCATTACGAAGCATTTTCTGACGGAGTAAATGAAGATATCTATAAAGTAGCTGCGGCAATTGAACTTTTAATACTTTCCTTTGATATTATTGATGATATACAGGATAAGGATTCAGACTATATTTGGAGTAAAACACCTGAGTTATCATTAAACGTTGCCTTAGCAATGCTGATCATGGCTTCTAAAGCAATCGATGACACTTCCTTTGAGCATAAACAAGTTGCTATAAGACTACTTGAGAAATACGCGTTACAAAGTATAAATGGTCAACAACTAGATTTACTAAATAATTGCCGCGATGAAGAATCCTATGTACAAATGATAACTCAGAAATCTGGCTCTTTAACAGCAATGGGCTGTTTGATCGGCGAAGTACTTGCAAAAGGGGAAGTTTCTAAAGAAGTAGAGGAGTATGGGAAATACATAGGTATTATCCAGCAAATTAAAAATGATATACAAGGCTTGAAAGTGTGGGGCCCTAAAAATGACCTGCTAAACAAAAAATATTCATTGCCTATTATATACCTTTTAACCAAGAAAAATGATATTTCAAATTCTGTTGCCAGCTATTATAATGATGATATAGTTACAGTTTTAGATCAAAATGCAACAGAAAATGAGTTGACAAATAGTGGGGCAATACGCTATGCCATCACAATAAAAAATGTTTACAAGTTTAAAGCCTTGAATTACCTTGAAAATGTAGAGATAAACGAATTAGGTAAAATATATCTGCAAGAATTAATGAAATGA
- a CDS encoding iron chelate uptake ABC transporter family permease subunit yields MRNRTKMFILLGLAIIAILLYLFWALNGNYHYAFPRRVIKVVAMSLTGIAIAYSTVVFQTITHNRILTPSVMGLDALYMLIQTFIYFFFGSTSILVINIYYNFTLAIVVMIIFALIFYRVLFKEGKRPIYFLLLVGMIVGTFLGSITTFFQVLIDPNEFLGLQSKMFASFNNVNSDLVWLAGVIILITFAYGARHMNQLDVMSLGRDTAINLGVPYDKLVQRMLILASILIAVSTALVGPITFFGLIVANLSYQYFKTYKHSILITGSCVMSIIALIGGQWMVERVFGFSTTLSVIINFVGGVYFIYLLLRESRSAG; encoded by the coding sequence ATGCGTAATCGTACAAAAATGTTCATTTTACTAGGTCTTGCCATAATAGCTATTTTATTGTATTTATTTTGGGCACTAAATGGTAACTATCATTATGCTTTTCCACGTCGTGTCATAAAGGTAGTAGCGATGTCGTTAACAGGTATAGCTATTGCCTATTCAACAGTAGTTTTCCAGACAATTACCCATAATCGTATTTTAACGCCAAGTGTCATGGGATTAGATGCTTTATATATGTTGATTCAAACATTCATCTACTTTTTCTTTGGCTCTACATCTATATTAGTCATTAATATTTACTATAATTTCACGCTTGCTATTGTAGTGATGATTATATTCGCTTTAATTTTTTACCGAGTATTATTTAAAGAAGGAAAGCGACCGATTTATTTTTTACTGCTTGTCGGAATGATTGTTGGTACGTTTTTAGGAAGTATTACGACGTTCTTCCAAGTATTAATCGATCCTAATGAGTTTTTAGGTTTACAAAGTAAAATGTTTGCAAGCTTTAATAATGTCAATTCAGATTTAGTTTGGCTAGCAGGTGTTATCATTTTAATAACGTTTGCATATGGTGCTCGCCACATGAATCAATTAGACGTGATGTCCTTGGGACGAGATACAGCGATTAATTTAGGTGTACCTTACGATAAGTTGGTACAACGTATGTTGATTTTAGCTTCGATCTTGATTGCCGTTTCGACGGCGCTCGTTGGGCCGATCACATTCTTTGGTTTAATTGTTGCAAATTTATCGTATCAGTATTTCAAAACATACAAGCATTCTATTTTGATTACTGGCTCCTGTGTCATGAGTATTATTGCTTTAATCGGTGGACAGTGGATGGTTGAACGTGTATTTGGTTTCAGTACTACACTTAGTGTCATTATTAATTTTGTGGGTGGGGTTTACTTCATCTACTTATTATTAAGAGAAAGTAGGTCAGCAGGATGA
- a CDS encoding antibiotic biosynthesis monooxygenase family protein, producing MFVQIKRIVVTEGNSDKVVERFGAKPNSPSLLEQQPGYIDKQVLVKKVRRGDEEVLVMVRWESEEAWKNWEKSPEHIAGHKASAGKPKPDHIIESGQEVYYVKG from the coding sequence ATGTTTGTACAAATTAAACGTATCGTTGTGACGGAAGGTAATTCGGATAAGGTTGTGGAACGCTTTGGTGCTAAGCCAAACAGTCCATCATTACTTGAACAACAACCTGGTTATATTGATAAACAGGTTCTTGTAAAGAAAGTTCGCCGCGGTGATGAGGAAGTGCTAGTGATGGTTCGCTGGGAATCAGAAGAAGCATGGAAAAATTGGGAGAAGAGCCCTGAGCATATTGCCGGCCACAAGGCAAGCGCAGGAAAGCCAAAGCCTGATCATATCATTGAAAGTGGACAAGAAGTTTATTATGTAAAAGGTTAA
- the comX gene encoding competence pheromone ComX, translating to MINVIQYLEQNPSLVGLLKEQKASLIGVSPVEQKAILEAFSGEMIAESDVWN from the coding sequence ATGATTAATGTAATCCAGTATTTAGAACAAAATCCTAGCCTAGTTGGACTATTAAAAGAACAAAAAGCCTCATTAATTGGAGTTTCACCTGTTGAACAAAAAGCAATTCTAGAAGCATTTAGCGGAGAGATGATTGCAGAAAGTGATGTTTGGAACTAA
- the zupT gene encoding zinc transporter ZupT, giving the protein MDGNVLLALGLTLFAGLATGVGSLIAFFTSRTNTKFLSFALGFSAGVMIYVSLVEIFVKAKDALTDALGTTNGYWMTILGFFGGMLFIALIDKFIPKATNPHEVKLVEDVNAVKPQVNEEHLMKMGIFTALAIGIHNFPEGIATFMSAINDPNVGIAIAIAVAIHNIPEGIAVSVPIFFATGNRRKAFKLSFLSGLAEPVGALVAFLLLMPFLTDVMFGIVFAGVAGIMVFISLDELLPAAQRYDETHLSMYGLVGGMAVMAISLVLLA; this is encoded by the coding sequence ATGGACGGAAATGTTTTACTGGCACTAGGGTTGACTCTTTTTGCCGGACTTGCAACAGGTGTAGGTAGTTTAATCGCCTTTTTTACATCAAGAACAAATACAAAATTTTTATCATTTGCATTGGGCTTTTCAGCAGGGGTCATGATATATGTATCCCTTGTAGAAATTTTTGTTAAAGCGAAAGATGCTTTAACCGACGCATTAGGCACAACAAATGGCTATTGGATGACAATTCTCGGATTTTTTGGCGGGATGTTATTTATTGCTTTAATAGATAAATTTATTCCTAAGGCTACTAATCCTCACGAAGTAAAGCTAGTTGAAGATGTGAATGCAGTGAAGCCTCAGGTCAATGAAGAGCATTTGATGAAGATGGGTATTTTTACAGCTCTCGCTATTGGCATTCATAATTTTCCTGAGGGCATTGCTACATTTATGTCAGCTATTAATGACCCAAATGTGGGGATTGCTATTGCTATTGCAGTAGCCATTCATAATATTCCAGAAGGCATTGCTGTATCAGTCCCTATTTTCTTTGCAACGGGCAATCGTCGAAAAGCTTTTAAGTTATCTTTTTTATCAGGATTAGCAGAGCCTGTCGGTGCACTAGTAGCATTTTTGCTCCTTATGCCCTTTTTAACAGATGTAATGTTTGGCATCGTGTTTGCTGGTGTTGCAGGCATTATGGTTTTTATTTCATTAGATGAATTATTACCTGCAGCGCAAAGATACGATGAAACACATTTATCCATGTATGGTCTAGTAGGGGGAATGGCTGTCATGGCCATTAGCTTAGTATTATTAGCATAA